In Trichocoleus desertorum NBK24, the following are encoded in one genomic region:
- a CDS encoding SHOCT domain-containing protein, which translates to MLTKPKNRQIAAALAFAGVIVPIAGLHKFYLGQYRWGMLYLLLSLATPIPKIASAIEGVWYLTQDGEQFDRNFNNGLESSGVEASPRAKYSPGPTVDPARVSAIATAVRQLDQLRQDGLISEYEFEQKRRQLLDSVT; encoded by the coding sequence ATGCTCACGAAGCCCAAAAATCGCCAAATAGCAGCTGCTCTAGCTTTTGCTGGGGTTATTGTACCGATCGCGGGGCTACACAAGTTTTATCTAGGTCAATATCGTTGGGGTATGCTATATCTGCTGCTGTCTCTAGCCACACCTATTCCTAAGATTGCCAGTGCGATTGAGGGAGTTTGGTATTTGACTCAAGATGGGGAGCAGTTCGATCGCAACTTTAATAATGGTTTGGAAAGTAGTGGCGTAGAAGCTAGTCCCAGAGCCAAGTACTCTCCGGGGCCAACTGTTGATCCGGCAAGAGTTAGCGCGATCGCCACGGCAGTACGCCAACTAGACCAACTGCGCCAAGATGGTTTGATTTCAGAATATGAATTTGAGCAAAAGCGCCGACAGTTATTAGACAGCGTGACTTAA